One window of Microcoleus vaginatus PCC 9802 genomic DNA carries:
- a CDS encoding tRNA-(ms[2]io[6]A)-hydroxylase, producing MTSTLPTIKFLKQPTSEAWVEQAIAHLDTILLDHSHCERKAAGVALNLMFRYPAREKLVRMLTAIAREELEHFEQVNQRLEKRSIALGPLAAPPYGAGLSAQIRKQEPDRLLDSLLVSGLIEARSHERLGLLGDRCPDAELAKFYRSLMASEARHYGVYWILATTYFDRDIVMQRLEELSLVESELLATLHPEPRIHS from the coding sequence ATGACTTCAACACTGCCAACTATTAAGTTTTTAAAACAGCCGACTTCGGAAGCTTGGGTAGAACAGGCGATCGCCCATTTGGATACAATCTTATTAGACCATTCTCACTGCGAACGGAAAGCGGCGGGAGTAGCGTTAAATTTAATGTTTCGCTACCCAGCAAGGGAAAAATTGGTGAGGATGCTAACGGCGATCGCCCGCGAAGAATTAGAGCATTTCGAGCAAGTCAACCAGCGGTTAGAAAAGCGCAGCATTGCTTTAGGCCCTTTGGCTGCACCTCCCTACGGTGCTGGCTTGTCCGCCCAAATTCGCAAGCAGGAACCCGATAGGCTTTTAGATTCTTTGTTGGTTTCGGGTTTGATAGAAGCGCGCAGTCACGAACGGTTGGGGCTGCTGGGCGATCGCTGTCCCGACGCGGAATTAGCTAAATTTTACCGCAGTTTGATGGCTTCGGAAGCGCGTCATTACGGTGTATATTGGATTTTGGCAACAACTTATTTCGATCGGGATATTGTGATGCAGAGGTTGGAGGAATTATCATTAGTAGAGAGCGAGTTGCTGGCAACTCTTCATCCCGAACCTAGAATTCACAGTTAA
- a CDS encoding serine/threonine protein kinase → MTVEEATLFLDNLVYEQTEKHLSRLQQSIIRGVVGGLTYKEIQQNDPIARGYTVCYLGRYVGYNLWKDLTKVLKQAEIIGQEERVVGANLWDCIMRAVQKGTQPANSLDPMLQKLLRMRYRLREHLVSTEYSDTYLAEDENLPDRPLCLVKRLKSQCERTSHLFDRETRLLYRLGHHDRIPELLARFEEDGYFYLVYQFIEGQPLYQELIEGQPWEEDQVIALLKDILEVLVFVHKQDVIHRDVHPQNLIRRTSDGKIVLIDFGAVKEINTSQNSIGQTKSRGGTQQDYIPPEQAIGSPKLCSDIYAVGIIGIQALTGMRPKQLRVDNLGNLIWQKNVSVTPELASVLDKMVLYHFPQRYPSATEALQALQNLGVSCHLTVDS, encoded by the coding sequence ATGACAGTAGAAGAAGCAACATTGTTTTTGGACAATCTGGTATACGAACAAACGGAAAAACACCTAAGTCGGTTGCAACAGTCGATAATTCGAGGCGTTGTAGGGGGTTTGACGTACAAAGAAATTCAGCAAAACGATCCGATCGCCCGTGGGTACACAGTGTGCTACCTGGGGCGGTATGTCGGCTACAACTTGTGGAAAGACCTCACCAAGGTACTGAAGCAAGCAGAAATTATTGGACAAGAAGAAAGAGTCGTCGGAGCAAATCTTTGGGACTGCATCATGAGAGCTGTACAAAAAGGCACACAACCAGCTAATTCTCTCGATCCCATGTTGCAAAAGCTGCTGCGGATGCGTTACCGACTCAGAGAACATTTGGTCAGCACCGAGTACAGCGATACCTATCTGGCTGAAGATGAAAATTTGCCCGATCGACCTTTGTGCCTCGTCAAGCGCCTGAAAAGCCAGTGTGAGAGAACCAGCCACCTATTCGATCGAGAAACGCGGCTTTTATATCGATTGGGCCACCACGATCGGATACCGGAATTGTTAGCTCGCTTTGAAGAAGATGGATATTTTTATTTAGTCTATCAATTCATCGAAGGGCAACCCCTGTATCAAGAACTAATTGAAGGTCAACCCTGGGAAGAAGATCAGGTTATTGCTTTGCTGAAAGATATCTTGGAAGTGCTTGTCTTTGTTCACAAACAAGATGTAATTCACCGCGACGTTCACCCTCAAAACTTAATCAGGCGGACATCAGATGGCAAGATTGTATTAATTGACTTTGGGGCAGTTAAAGAAATCAACACTTCACAAAACAGCATCGGTCAAACGAAATCGCGCGGCGGTACTCAGCAAGACTACATTCCCCCCGAACAAGCCATCGGTTCCCCGAAACTGTGCAGCGACATTTATGCTGTCGGGATCATCGGGATTCAAGCCTTGACAGGAATGCGCCCGAAACAACTCAGAGTTGATAATTTAGGGAATCTCATCTGGCAGAAAAATGTAAGTGTCACCCCGGAGTTGGCTAGCGTTTTAGACAAGATGGTGCTTTACCATTTCCCACAGCGTTACCCGTCAGCAACCGAAGCTTTGCAAGCACTTCAAAACTTGGGAGTGAGTTGTCATTTGACAGTTGACAGTTGA
- a CDS encoding tetratricopeptide repeat protein, whose product MKSDFPNQSETPQFEDAASLTVVAETYYSQGNLAAAVAACRRALELQPDWAAAYVTMGNVQQASGQIEEAMRFYSEAIALNPDFAEAYANLGSMLYKQGHLVEAIVNYEKAIELKPNLAAAYWNLAGALKQQGQSDAAVAYEQKALELNPHLAEVDFHLNLGDKLARQGKLDEAVAAWQQAIAFKPDLAEAYCQIGRVLRHQGQFKDAIPNLQKALEIKPDFISAHQHLCGILRDTSNLAAARQAVHQYSQMCAETDPIMTAIYFISTYQVSGLNQIAGDRFLELESYLQQKLETASPVEIKSLYANLLFSTPYLRDDLAANSKLSRLIAQKYIDQCIKPNFSQPANYSFKPSVPSSKLKIGFLSNHFSRHSVGWCSADIIRELSAITPNVYLYASERIIPDDRTQQFETWGKLTFPTTYPNGLANSAEIIDKIQQDELDVLVDLDSLSVPVHADILYQKPAPVCVSWLGFDAPYLSPENYFLTDWHSHPAGREKYYEEQLIRMPDSFVAVSGFQRYGVDPVALRRSNRIGLDQIVYLCVAPGRKFNHELVKAQIAILKQVPNSILIHKALGDAAVFEAAYHQACEAEKVSKHRIKFLPRFATEEEHRTIYLLADVLLDSYPYNGGTHTLEALWCNLPVVTRTGEQFLSRMGYSFLQALGIETGVALSWSEYVEVGVKLGKERELRNAIKAQLVKSKLPAHLSPLWNPKKFAGDMYAVFEKLGKIG is encoded by the coding sequence ATGAAGTCCGATTTTCCCAACCAATCCGAAACACCCCAATTTGAAGATGCTGCATCGCTGACAGTCGTTGCAGAAACCTATTACTCTCAAGGCAATTTAGCAGCAGCCGTCGCTGCTTGTCGCCGAGCTCTGGAATTGCAACCGGATTGGGCGGCGGCTTACGTGACAATGGGCAATGTGCAGCAAGCAAGCGGCCAAATTGAGGAAGCGATGCGGTTTTATTCCGAGGCGATCGCTCTGAATCCCGATTTTGCTGAGGCTTATGCTAATTTGGGCAGTATGCTCTACAAACAAGGGCATTTGGTGGAGGCTATTGTCAATTACGAAAAGGCGATCGAACTTAAACCAAATTTGGCGGCTGCTTACTGGAATTTGGCAGGGGCACTGAAACAGCAGGGGCAGTCGGATGCAGCGGTAGCATACGAGCAAAAAGCTCTCGAACTCAATCCCCATCTTGCTGAGGTAGATTTTCACTTAAATTTAGGAGATAAATTAGCGCGGCAAGGGAAATTAGATGAGGCGGTGGCTGCATGGCAACAGGCGATCGCATTTAAACCCGATTTAGCCGAAGCATACTGTCAAATTGGCCGAGTTTTGCGCCACCAGGGTCAATTTAAAGACGCAATACCCAACCTTCAAAAAGCCCTAGAAATTAAACCAGATTTTATTTCTGCCCACCAACATTTGTGCGGCATCCTCAGAGATACTAGCAATTTAGCTGCCGCGCGGCAAGCCGTGCACCAATACAGCCAAATGTGTGCCGAAACAGATCCAATTATGACCGCGATTTACTTCATCAGCACCTATCAAGTGTCGGGATTAAATCAAATTGCGGGCGATCGATTTTTAGAGCTAGAGTCGTACTTGCAGCAAAAATTAGAAACCGCTAGCCCGGTGGAAATTAAATCGCTTTATGCAAACTTGTTATTCAGCACGCCCTATTTGCGAGATGACTTGGCAGCCAACTCAAAACTTTCCAGATTAATTGCCCAAAAGTATATCGACCAATGTATTAAACCTAATTTTTCTCAACCCGCAAATTACAGTTTCAAACCAAGTGTTCCATCCAGCAAGTTAAAAATCGGCTTTTTGTCCAATCACTTCAGCCGCCATTCAGTAGGTTGGTGCAGCGCTGACATCATTCGCGAATTGTCCGCCATCACACCCAATGTGTATTTGTACGCTTCCGAAAGAATTATTCCTGACGATCGCACTCAGCAATTTGAAACTTGGGGCAAACTGACTTTTCCGACAACCTACCCGAACGGACTTGCCAATTCCGCAGAAATTATCGACAAAATTCAGCAAGATGAACTGGACGTTTTAGTCGATTTAGATTCTCTCAGCGTACCAGTTCACGCTGACATTCTCTACCAAAAACCCGCACCAGTTTGTGTTTCTTGGCTGGGATTTGACGCCCCTTACCTATCGCCGGAAAATTACTTTCTTACAGACTGGCACTCCCACCCAGCCGGGCGGGAAAAATATTATGAGGAGCAGCTAATTAGGATGCCGGATTCCTTTGTAGCGGTGTCAGGTTTTCAGAGATATGGAGTCGATCCCGTTGCATTGAGAAGGTCGAATCGGATCGGTTTGGATCAGATAGTTTACCTGTGCGTTGCACCCGGCAGAAAATTCAATCACGAGTTAGTAAAAGCCCAAATTGCCATTCTCAAACAAGTGCCAAATAGTATTTTAATTCACAAAGCTTTAGGCGATGCTGCGGTGTTTGAGGCTGCATATCACCAAGCTTGCGAAGCTGAAAAAGTGAGCAAGCACCGAATTAAGTTTTTGCCAAGGTTTGCTACTGAGGAAGAACACAGAACTATCTATTTGCTGGCCGATGTTTTGTTAGATTCTTATCCTTACAACGGAGGAACTCACACTTTAGAGGCTTTGTGGTGTAATTTGCCAGTGGTGACTCGCACAGGAGAGCAATTTTTGTCGAGAATGGGTTATTCATTTTTGCAGGCTTTGGGAATTGAAACTGGTGTGGCTTTGTCTTGGTCGGAATATGTGGAAGTTGGTGTAAAATTGGGTAAAGAACGTGAATTGAGAAATGCAATTAAAGCACAGTTGGTGAAATCTAAACTTCCAGCCCATTTGTCGCCGCTGTGGAATCCTAAAAAGTTTGCTGGTGATATGTATGCGGTGTTTGAAAAATTAGGTAAAATAGGATAA
- a CDS encoding PAS domain-containing sensor histidine kinase, which yields MEVFERAQQLQTPSTRMAAVESFSKKASIAVMAIGCTVILGWIFDLQLLKSILPGLVTMKANTAICFILGGCSLFIQQRRRAELRARKYQKITNFLIYSCSFLIILISLLTLVQYSFNVDLGIDKLLFKESYTLTSAGIPGRMAPNTAGAFLLVGIALLLLSERRPKYLRIQILSCCAFLIAFMGLIGYIYDKALFYQIGNYTGMALHTSAAFMLLSFGILFASPERGLIAVMTSDRAGGIMARRLLPRAIIIPPLVGYFILSGQRLQAYTPEVGISLLSVLNVIIFTIMIWQNAKTLCSADRKRYRAEVGLRKAKSDLETQVEKRTIQLQLANEQLQEQIFDSQTTKQALQNNYNLLLAVINSTPAALFVKDIQGRYLMLNAAGASIICKSVDDITGRDDSELFHPEIADKIKKTDRPIMTTGTTQAIEEELPVKGNLRTFLSTKSAYRDGLGNISGIVTIARDITESKKAEIANKSLAAILEATPDFVGICNLEGRAVYINKAGRKMVGIDENEDISNLQVAEFTPASGRSHLNQAIATAVSGGFWSGETTFLSTSGLEIPVSQVLISHSAPDDKLTYISTIARDISDRKQAEQALQLSQARFAGIVEIADDAIISVDAEQKIILFNQGAERIFGWTAAEAIGQSLSLLLPEAFATDHRHLVSNFGGGVKQARKMGSRKEIFARRRDGTEFPAEASISKLEVAGEIIFTAILRDVTASREADEFVRLSEERYRSLARATAQLVWMTDAQGKPIAPIDWMAYTGQSFEEATDNWVSAIHPDDRPITAQAWMGAVEAKSLYEVEHRLRAADGSYRHFWVRGVPVLAADGSIREWVGTHTDISDRVQVLEALKQSEGQYRSQAAELEKAVHELHQTQTQLIQTEKISSLGQLVAGVAHEINNPINFIYGNITHASQYATDLLGLLNLYQEKYPNPVPEIVEAAEDIEVDFLMEDFTKILESMKVGADRIRDLVVSLRNFSRLDESQMKRVDIHEGIESTLLILQHRIKANVLRPAIEIIKEYGTFPPVECYVGQLNQVFMNLLGNAIDALEDYNSTHSSQEIYARHNRIRISTCANADTVTIRIADNGMGINQEVISKLFDPFFTTKPVGKGTGLGLSISYQIIVEKHRGKLQCISTPGEGAEFVIEIPICQEVSALATENTKEMVMSHESLVMSH from the coding sequence TTGGAAGTTTTTGAACGAGCACAACAACTGCAAACGCCCTCCACCCGAATGGCTGCTGTCGAGTCTTTTTCCAAAAAAGCGAGTATTGCAGTAATGGCGATCGGCTGTACAGTCATTTTGGGTTGGATATTCGATCTGCAACTGTTAAAAAGCATTCTGCCCGGACTCGTGACGATGAAAGCCAATACTGCGATCTGCTTTATTTTGGGCGGGTGTTCTCTGTTCATCCAACAGCGGCGGCGCGCCGAATTAAGGGCAAGAAAGTATCAAAAAATTACTAATTTTTTAATTTATAGCTGTTCATTTTTAATTATATTAATTAGTCTATTAACCCTCGTTCAATATAGTTTTAATGTAGACTTAGGCATCGACAAACTGCTATTTAAAGAAAGTTACACCTTGACAAGCGCCGGAATACCAGGACGCATGGCTCCGAATACTGCTGGTGCTTTTTTATTGGTGGGAATAGCCTTGCTGCTGCTGTCAGAACGTCGCCCTAAATACCTGCGGATTCAAATCTTAAGCTGTTGTGCATTTTTAATTGCATTTATGGGTTTGATAGGCTACATCTACGACAAAGCTTTATTTTACCAAATTGGCAATTATACAGGAATGGCTTTGCACACGTCGGCAGCATTTATGTTGCTGAGCTTCGGCATTTTATTTGCCAGTCCAGAGCGAGGATTGATCGCAGTAATGACCAGCGATCGCGCCGGCGGCATCATGGCGAGGCGCTTGTTGCCACGGGCAATCATTATCCCGCCTTTAGTCGGTTATTTCATCCTATCGGGACAGCGGTTACAAGCCTACACGCCAGAGGTAGGGATATCGCTGTTAAGCGTATTGAACGTGATTATTTTTACAATTATGATTTGGCAGAATGCCAAAACTCTTTGCAGCGCAGACCGGAAGCGCTATCGAGCGGAAGTGGGACTTAGGAAAGCTAAATCAGACTTAGAAACTCAAGTTGAGAAACGAACTATCCAACTGCAACTCGCCAATGAGCAATTGCAGGAGCAAATTTTCGACTCTCAAACAACAAAGCAGGCGCTTCAAAACAACTACAACCTCTTGCTTGCCGTCATCAATAGTACGCCAGCAGCCTTATTTGTCAAAGATATTCAGGGCCGTTACCTGATGCTCAATGCTGCAGGAGCCAGTATAATTTGCAAGTCTGTAGACGACATTACTGGCAGAGATGACAGCGAATTATTTCACCCGGAAATTGCCGACAAAATTAAAAAAACCGATCGCCCAATTATGACAACGGGAACAACGCAAGCGATCGAAGAAGAGCTGCCAGTTAAAGGAAATTTGCGGACATTTCTTTCTACAAAAAGTGCTTACCGGGACGGACTAGGAAATATTAGCGGTATAGTTACCATCGCGCGGGATATTACTGAAAGCAAAAAAGCCGAAATCGCCAACAAAAGTCTGGCAGCAATTCTGGAAGCAACCCCGGATTTTGTAGGTATCTGCAACCTCGAAGGACGCGCCGTTTACATCAACAAAGCAGGCAGAAAAATGGTGGGTATAGACGAAAACGAAGATATATCCAACCTACAAGTTGCAGAATTCACGCCAGCGTCAGGTCGCAGCCATTTGAATCAAGCGATCGCCACCGCTGTTTCCGGGGGCTTTTGGAGCGGAGAAACAACCTTTCTGTCAACATCGGGACTAGAAATTCCCGTCAGCCAAGTCCTCATCTCCCACTCCGCGCCGGACGACAAACTCACATACATTTCGACGATCGCCCGCGACATTAGCGATCGCAAACAAGCTGAACAAGCGCTGCAACTGTCTCAAGCTCGTTTCGCCGGCATTGTAGAAATTGCCGACGACGCGATTATTTCGGTGGATGCGGAGCAAAAAATTATCTTGTTCAACCAAGGTGCAGAAAGGATTTTTGGGTGGACGGCTGCTGAGGCGATCGGGCAATCCCTGAGCTTGCTGTTGCCCGAAGCTTTTGCCACGGATCATCGTCACCTCGTCAGCAATTTCGGCGGCGGCGTTAAACAAGCCCGAAAAATGGGCAGCCGCAAAGAAATTTTCGCCCGCCGCCGAGACGGTACAGAATTTCCCGCCGAAGCTTCTATTTCCAAACTCGAAGTTGCAGGCGAAATCATATTCACAGCAATTTTGCGCGACGTGACAGCCAGCCGAGAAGCCGATGAATTTGTGCGTCTGAGCGAGGAAAGATACCGATCGCTCGCAAGGGCCACCGCGCAACTGGTATGGATGACAGACGCCCAGGGAAAGCCGATCGCACCGATCGACTGGATGGCATATACAGGTCAAAGTTTCGAGGAAGCTACAGACAACTGGGTTTCGGCAATTCACCCAGACGATCGCCCGATCACGGCGCAAGCTTGGATGGGCGCAGTAGAAGCCAAAAGTCTCTACGAAGTCGAGCACCGTTTGCGGGCAGCAGACGGTAGCTACAGACACTTCTGGGTGCGCGGAGTTCCTGTTTTAGCAGCAGACGGCAGCATTCGCGAATGGGTGGGAACTCACACCGACATTAGCGATCGAGTCCAAGTTTTGGAAGCACTCAAGCAGTCCGAGGGACAGTATCGATCGCAAGCAGCCGAGCTCGAAAAAGCTGTCCACGAGTTGCACCAAACTCAAACTCAACTAATCCAAACCGAAAAAATCTCCTCTCTCGGGCAGCTAGTCGCCGGTGTAGCCCACGAAATTAACAATCCGATTAACTTCATCTACGGCAACATCACCCACGCCAGCCAATACGCCACAGACTTGCTCGGTTTGCTCAATCTTTACCAGGAAAAATACCCAAATCCCGTCCCGGAAATTGTAGAAGCAGCCGAAGATATTGAAGTTGATTTCTTAATGGAAGACTTTACGAAGATTTTGGAATCAATGAAAGTAGGAGCCGATCGCATCCGCGACTTAGTTGTATCCTTACGCAACTTTTCCAGACTCGACGAATCGCAGATGAAGCGAGTAGACATTCACGAAGGAATCGAAAGCACTTTGCTAATTTTGCAGCACCGGATCAAAGCTAATGTACTTCGTCCCGCGATTGAGATTATCAAAGAATACGGGACTTTTCCACCAGTCGAGTGCTATGTAGGTCAGCTAAATCAAGTATTTATGAATCTTTTAGGAAATGCGATCGACGCCCTCGAAGACTACAACAGCACTCATTCTTCCCAAGAAATATATGCTCGTCACAACCGAATTCGGATTAGCACCTGTGCGAATGCAGACACAGTAACAATTCGCATTGCCGACAACGGGATGGGAATCAATCAAGAAGTTATTAGCAAGTTGTTTGACCCCTTTTTCACTACTAAACCAGTCGGCAAAGGCACAGGTTTGGGACTGTCAATCAGCTATCAGATTATAGTTGAAAAACACCGAGGCAAATTGCAGTGTATTTCCACGCCCGGGGAAGGTGCAGAGTTTGTCATCGAGATTCCCATTTGCCAGGAAGTATCAGCGTTGGCTACCGAAAACACAAAGGAAATGGTCATGAGTCATGAGTCATTAGTCATGAGTCATTAG
- a CDS encoding MAPEG family protein — MINLPSFNQHQQIVVWRGISALIFSLTFVMIGYFVIALPLPLFNTPESRLIFTLRCQIFPLLMLFAGIVAVGNGRFSSPAINPLANAESEAMRIHLRYLSNTLEQFLLFFVGSLILSTFLDTYSIKLIPILASLFVVGRIAFWIGYLKEPIERAFGLGVTLYPTIAVLIYDVYRVLFFNS, encoded by the coding sequence ATGATTAATTTACCCAGTTTCAATCAACACCAGCAAATAGTTGTTTGGCGAGGCATTTCTGCCTTGATCTTCTCCCTTACTTTTGTAATGATTGGTTATTTTGTGATAGCGCTGCCCCTACCGCTATTCAATACCCCAGAGTCACGCCTAATTTTCACCCTTCGCTGCCAAATTTTTCCGTTACTGATGTTATTTGCCGGCATAGTTGCTGTTGGTAATGGGAGATTTAGCAGCCCAGCCATAAACCCTTTAGCAAATGCCGAATCAGAAGCAATGCGGATTCATTTGCGTTATTTAAGCAACACTCTAGAGCAATTTTTGCTGTTTTTTGTAGGCAGTTTAATCCTTTCTACCTTTTTAGATACTTACAGCATCAAGCTGATTCCTATTTTGGCAAGTTTGTTTGTTGTCGGAAGAATAGCGTTTTGGATAGGCTATCTCAAAGAGCCAATCGAACGAGCTTTTGGCCTGGGAGTTACTCTGTATCCTACTATTGCCGTACTAATTTATGATGTTTACCGCGTACTATTTTTCAATAGCTGA
- a CDS encoding FAD-dependent hydroxylase: protein MPVNQLSPTTASTQTPTLDFDIAIVGGGIVGATLASALKDSGLKIAIIETQLPAAAAAKKQAYAITLLSGMILEGIGVWQQILPQITTFEQISLCDGDYPGVVEFHRPDLGNTGKLPVPKTALGYVGEHRVMLSALQESLAKNPNFSWVCPAEVVEVKYLTHCAEIEVKQNGETRTIRSKLLVAADGSRSRIRTEANISTRGWKYWQSCVAITIKAEKPHNDIAFERFWPSGPMGILPLPGNRCQVVWTAPHAEAKALQQMDETEFLTLLEQRTGGLLGRLELESDRFLFPVQLMQSDRYVLPRLALIGDAAHCCHPVGGQGLNMGIRDAGAIAQILQQAHQKGEDIGDLRVLKRYHNWRKKENLIVLGFTDFLDRLFSNTWLPIVAFRRFGLWCLRTIPPVRFLALRLMTGLMGRPPELAQN from the coding sequence ATGCCTGTAAACCAACTTTCTCCAACCACAGCCTCGACGCAAACACCGACACTTGACTTTGACATAGCCATCGTCGGAGGCGGCATAGTCGGGGCCACCTTAGCCAGCGCTTTAAAAGATTCTGGATTGAAAATCGCTATAATTGAAACCCAACTCCCCGCAGCCGCCGCAGCCAAAAAACAAGCCTATGCAATCACCCTGCTATCAGGAATGATCTTAGAAGGTATCGGCGTGTGGCAGCAAATCTTGCCGCAAATCACCACCTTCGAGCAAATTAGCCTCTGCGACGGCGACTATCCCGGCGTCGTCGAATTCCACCGCCCCGATTTGGGAAATACTGGCAAATTGCCCGTACCAAAAACAGCTTTAGGTTATGTGGGCGAGCACCGAGTCATGCTGTCAGCTTTGCAAGAATCTTTGGCAAAAAACCCGAATTTTAGTTGGGTTTGTCCGGCGGAAGTAGTCGAGGTAAAATATTTAACTCATTGCGCCGAAATAGAAGTCAAACAAAACGGCGAAACTCGGACAATTCGCAGCAAATTATTAGTCGCCGCCGACGGTTCGCGATCGCGCATTCGCACCGAAGCCAACATCAGCACTCGCGGCTGGAAATACTGGCAATCCTGCGTTGCTATCACTATTAAAGCAGAAAAACCGCACAACGATATCGCTTTTGAGCGCTTTTGGCCGAGCGGCCCGATGGGAATCTTACCATTACCAGGGAACCGTTGTCAAGTAGTTTGGACAGCACCCCACGCGGAAGCTAAAGCTTTGCAACAAATGGATGAAACAGAGTTTTTGACTTTGTTGGAACAGCGCACGGGCGGGCTTTTAGGGCGTTTGGAATTGGAGAGCGATCGCTTTTTGTTTCCCGTGCAGTTAATGCAGAGCGATCGCTACGTTTTGCCCAGATTAGCGCTAATTGGCGACGCCGCCCACTGCTGCCATCCCGTCGGCGGCCAGGGATTAAATATGGGCATTCGAGACGCAGGGGCGATCGCCCAAATCTTGCAGCAAGCGCACCAAAAAGGCGAAGATATCGGCGATTTGCGAGTATTGAAACGGTATCACAACTGGCGCAAAAAAGAGAATTTAATCGTGTTAGGATTTACTGATTTTCTAGACAGATTATTTTCCAATACTTGGCTGCCAATTGTGGCATTTCGCCGCTTTGGATTGTGGTGTTTGCGGACAATTCCCCCAGTGAGGTTTTTAGCCTTGCGCTTGATGACCGGTTTAATGGGCCGGCCGCCAGAATTAGCACAAAATTAG
- a CDS encoding GNAT family N-acetyltransferase, translating into MKTQHLDFLIRSWETRDRAEAFYLIRDVLAEYGLKCEPHGADRDVYDVELHYHNQGGEFWVVERQGKIVGTAAYYPIERGNNAVEIRKMYILPAARGQGLGKFLLQELESKIIARGFEEIWIETASILKEAVKMYENSGYIPTTGVETQRCDRLYVKSLGIKKLQ; encoded by the coding sequence ATGAAAACCCAACATCTGGATTTTTTAATTCGTTCCTGGGAAACGCGCGATCGCGCTGAGGCGTTCTATTTAATTAGGGATGTTTTAGCAGAATACGGTTTAAAATGCGAACCTCACGGGGCCGATCGAGATGTCTATGATGTAGAACTACATTATCATAATCAAGGCGGCGAATTTTGGGTAGTGGAACGGCAGGGTAAAATAGTGGGTACGGCGGCTTACTATCCGATTGAGCGCGGAAATAATGCTGTGGAAATTCGCAAAATGTATATTTTGCCCGCAGCAAGGGGACAGGGTTTGGGGAAATTTTTACTGCAAGAATTGGAAAGTAAAATTATCGCTCGCGGCTTTGAAGAAATCTGGATAGAAACTGCCAGCATTCTCAAAGAAGCTGTTAAGATGTACGAAAATAGCGGATATATACCGACAACTGGTGTGGAGACGCAAAGGTGCGATCGGCTTTACGTAAAATCTCTCGGTATAAAAAAGCTACAATAA